The Microvirga thermotolerans sequence GAGAAGGTGAGGACGGCGAGCAGGATCGTCCACACCTTCAGCGCGTCGCGCTTCTCCATCACCACGGTCGAATGAAGAAGCGCCGTGCCCGCGAGCCAGGGCATGAGGGAGGCGTTCTCCACCGGGTCCCAGAACCACCAGCCGCCCCAGCCGAGCTCGTAATAGGCCCAGTACGACCCCATGGCGATGCCGAGGGTGAGGAAGCACCAGGCGGCGAGGGTCCAGGGGCGGACGATGCGCGCCCACACCGCGTCGATGCGCCCGTCGATCAGGGCGGCGCAGGCGAAGGCGAAAGAGATCGAGAAGCCCACATAGCCCAGGTAGAGCAGCGGCGGATGGATCGCGAGGCCGGGATCCTGCAGGAGCGGGTTGAGGTCCTGCCCTTCCGGCGCGGCGGGAACGAGGCGCCGGAAGGGGTTCGACGTCATGAGGATGAACAGGAGGAACGCGACCGTGATGGCCGCCTGCACCGCCAGGGTGTTCGCCTGAAGCCGCGCGGGAATGCCGTTCCTGGAGAGCGCCACCACCGCGCCGAACAGGCACAGGATCAGCACCCAGAGCAGCATGGAGCCCTCGTGGTTCCCCCACACGCCGGAGATCTTGTAGATCAGCGGCTTGGCCGAATGGGAGTTCTCGACCACGTTGAGCACCGAGAAATCGGAGGTCACATAGGCGAAGGCGAGGGCCAGGAAGGCGAAGGCCACGCAGCCCAGCACCGCGAGCGCGGAGGACGGCGCCACCGCCATCAGGACCGGGTCGTTCGTCCGCGCGCCCCAGAGGGGCACGACGAACTGGATCAGGGACAGGCCCAGCGCGAGCGCGAGCGCGAAATGTCCGGCCTCGACCAACACGAAGGCTACTCCCTAGTTCTGCTTCGCCTGCTGCGAGGCCGGACCTTCGCCCTGCCAGTGGCCCTGGCGCTTGAGCGCGTCCGCCACCTCGCGGGGCATGTAGTTCTCGTCGTGCTTGGCAAGCACCGTGTCGGCCCTGAACACACCGGACGGCTCCAGCCGCCCTTCGGCGACCACCCCCTGCCCTTCCCGGAACAGGTCCGGAAGCAGACCCTGATAATGCACGCGGATCGAGCTCTGCGCATCCATGACCTCGAACTCCACCTGCTGCTTCTCGCCGCGGCGCACGGAGCCTTCCTTGACGAGGCCGCCGAGGCGGAAGCGGGTGCCGGGCGCGACGTTCTTGGCCTGCACGTCGGCGGGCGAGTTGAAGAAGACGATGGTGTCGTTCATCGCATAGAGCACGAGGCCCAGCGCGACCGCGAGAATGCAGCCGGCGACGGCGATGATGGTGAGGCGGCGGGTCTTTCGGGTCCGGATCTTGCGGGTCATGGTGCGGAATCGGTCAGCTTCAGTTCCTGCGCCAGCGCGTCGATGGTCTCGAGGCCGGCCCTGTCCTGCGCCAGGGCCTCGCGGGCGCGCCGCGCGGCGGCGGCGGCCTTGTCGCGCTGTCCGAGGACCGCATAGGAGCGCACGAGGCGGGTCCACTCCTCGGGAGTGCCGCCCTGGGCTTCGAGCCGGCTGGCCAGCCCCTGGACCATGCCCGCGATGGCGTCGGCATCGGGACCCTTTCGCACGGCCTCCGCGGCGGCGCCTTGATTCCCGTCAATCCGGGCGATCTGCTCCTGGACGAAGCCGCGCCAGGGCGCATCGGGCGGCGAGGAGGAGAGGATGTCCCGGTAGGCCGCCTTGGCCTTTTCGGGCTGCCCGTCCTGCTCCGCCGCGCGGGCGAGGTAGAGCCGGGCCTTGGCGGAGGACGGATCGAGGGAGAGCGCCTCCTGGAAGGCGGCCTGCGCCTCCGCGGTCACCATGCCGTCCCGCGCGATCACCAGGGCTTCGCCGTAGTTGGCGAGGCGTCCCGCGTCCCGGCCCAGGTAGCGCAGAGCCGATTCGTAGGCCCTGACCGCCTCTTCCGAGCGGCCCATGCGGAGATAGACCGGCGCCAGCACCTCCCAGCCCCGCCCGTCCTGCGGCTGCCTGGCGAGATGCGCCTCGATCTGCGCGACGGCCGTTCCGAGGTCGAGCTTGTCCGCATCGCGACGCAGCTGAGCGCCGGGGGGCTCGCTCAGGAGATGGGGAGAGCCGTAGGCTCCGTAGACGGCGAGGGCGACGATCGGCAGGACCGACAGGGCAAGGGTCGACGCCGCACGGCGGCGGCGGAGGGCCGGTTCGCCCATGGCGAGGGCGCCGGACTTCCTAGCGCCGCTGGCGCGCAGCAGCCGCCGGGCCGCCTCCGCCTTGGCAGCTTCCGCCTCCTCCGGCAGGAGCATGCCCCGGTCCCGGTCCCGCTCGATCTCCGCGATCTGGTCCCGGTAGAACTGCGTGTCGGGGTCGGCCTGCCCCGCGACGGCAGCCGCGCGCGACAGCGGCCACAGGACCGCCATCACGGCCGCCGCCGTCATCGCCATGAGAATGACCCAGATCATCATGAGTGCCTACTTAACGCGGGCTTTGCTCAAGCACGACGGTGGCACGGTGTCACGCGCTAATCCTTTCCACCGTCATTTTCGGCCTCCCGGCAGCTCCAGCACGGCGCGCAGGCCGCCGAGGGGCGAGGCGTCCAGCCGCAGGGCTCCGCGGTAGAGCACGGCGAGGTCCTTGACGATGGAGAGGCCGAGGCCGGAGCCGGGCTTGGTCTCGTCGAGCCGCCGGCCGCGCTTGATCATTTCCGTCCGCGCGGCCTCGGGCAGGCCCGGGCCGTCGTCGTCGATCAGGAGGCGGAACCGGGAACGCTCGTCGTCCTCCTGCACGATCTCCGCCGTCACGACGATGCGGCTCGCGGCCCACTTGGCCGCGTTGTCGATGAGGTTTCCGGCCATCTCCTCCAGGTCCTGGCGCTCGCCCCGGAAGCGCAGCCCGGCGGGCAGCTCGGCCTCGATGTCCAGATCCTTGTCCCGATAGATCTTGGCGAAGGTCCGGGTCAGGCCGTCGATCACCGGCTCGACGTCCGTCAGGGTGCCGAGGGTGCCGGCGAGCGCCGCGGCGCGGGCGCGGTCGAGATAGTAGTTCACCTGGTCGCGCATCACGGCGGCCTGCTCGCGGATGCGGGCGGCCACGTCGCCGGGGGCGTTCTCGGCCTCGTTCACGATGATGCTCAGGGGCGTCTTGAGGGCATGGGCGAGGTTGCCGACCTGGGTCCGCGCCCGCTCGAGGATCTCCCGGTTCGTTTCGAGAAGCAGGTTCAGGTCCTTGGCGAGGGGGGCGATGTCGCGGGGATATTCGCCCACCACCCGCTCCGCCTCTCCCCGCCGGATGGCGCCGAGCGCCCGGCGCAGGTTGGCCAGGGGCCTCAGGCCGAAGCGGATCTGCAGGAGGGTCGTGAAGCCGAGGGCGAGCCCCAGCAGGGTGAAGGTCACGGTGAGGGCGAACAGGAAGCGCCGCACGTCGTTGACGATCTCGTCGGCCGGACCGGCGACGCGGATCACGAAGCGCCCGTCCTCCCCGAGGTCGATGTCCCGCTCGATGATGCGCAGCTCCCGATCGTCGGGAGCCCTCCCGTAGCCGCGGCGGATCTGGCCGAAGCCTTCGTCCCCTGGCGGCGTGAGCACGGGAAGCTGGCCCCCGAAGAGCGATTTCGAGGACCGGATGTCCCGGGGCGCCGCGTCGGGCCGGCCCACCTGCCAGTACCATCCGGACAGGGGAAGCTCGAAGCGCGGGTCGCCCACCGGGCCGAGGTCCCGGTCCGGATCGCCGGGCGCCACGAGGTTGGAGGCGAGCGTGTTGGCGTAGACCAGGAGGCGCTGGTCGAAGGCCCGCTCCGTGTTGTCCCGGTAGAGGGTCGACAGGATGAGGCCGGAGATCAGGAGGATGGCGAAGCTCCAGAACACCGCCGACATGGCGAGGCGGACGGCGATCGAGCGGCTGGCGAGCCGCTCGAGGAGCGAGGGCTTCTCGGTCACGTCTTGGTCTGGCCGGTGTCGAGGAGGTAGCCGAGGCCGCGCACCGTCTGGATGATGTCGACGCCGAGCTTCTTGCGCAGGCGGCCGATGAAGACCTCGATCGTGTTGGAATCGCGGTCGAAATCCTGATCGTAGAGGTGCTCGGTCAGCTCCCCGCGGGACACGATGCGGCCCGTGTGGTGCATGAGGTAGGACAGGAGCCGGTACTCGTGCGAGGTGAGCCGGATCGGATTGCCGTCGACGGCGACCCGGCCGGAGCGCGTGTCGAGCTTGACCGGCCCGCAGGTGATCTCGCTGGTGGCATGGCCGGTGGCGCGGCGCAGCAGCGCCCGCACCCGCGCCAGCAGCTCCTCGATGTGGAAGGGCTTCGTCACGTAGTCGTCGGCCCCCGCATCGAAGCCCTGGACCTTGTCGCTCCAGCGGTCGCGGGCGGTGAGGATGATGACGGGCATCTTGCGCCCCTCGCGCCGCCACGCGGTGAGGACGGAGACCCCGTCCACCTTGGGCAGGCCGAGGTCGAGGATCGCGGCGTCGTAGGGCTCTGTCTCGCCGAGAAACTGCCCCTCCTCCCCGTCGAACGCGGAATCGACCGCATAGCCCGCATGCTCCAGGGCCGTCACGATCTGCTGATGGAGAGTCCTGTCGTCTTCGACAACGAGAAGGCGCACGCTACGAGCTTCCTTTAGTGAACGGATTTGACCCGGCCTGACGAGCCGTCGATCGTCACTTGAACGATGCGGCCGTTCTTCTGCAAGGCCATGATAACATAAACGAGAGCGTCGTTGCTGCGGCAGAGGCTCGCCCGCACCACATCGGCATTGGGCACCTGCCGGCGCGCGGTGATGACGGCCGAGGCCGGCGCGACGATGCTCTTGGAGGCGACCGCCTCCTGCATCTCGCGGGGAAGCAGGCAGTTGTCGAGCGCAACGGGCGCGCCCTGCGCATGGGACGCCCCCACCAATGCCCCCAGGGCTATGACCGACAAGACCAGACGCATGAGGCCAATCTGCCGCAGCCGCACTGAACGGTTCCTGAATGTAATACTGGATCGGAGTCCTGTCCTCCGGGATCCGTCCCAGGCATCGAACCCGAAAGGAGTAGGGCTTCCGGGTTCGATGCGCCCTTCCCTGAGCGGAGTGCCGAAGCCGGGGAAGGCGGGTCTTCCTCGGCCGTCAGGCCGAGACCCGCTTCGTCGCCGCGATGCGGAACACGGTCGAGGCGATGAAGCTCGCGGCCGCGATCAGCTGCATCAGCGCCTCCGCGAAGGCGTCCGTCTGGAGCGGCGAGGCATCGAGCCCCAGCAGGGAAAGCACGAGCGCGGCGAGGCCGATGAGATTGGCCCACACGGTGCGGCTGGCGAGAAGCGACTTGGTGTCGGTCATGGGATCACTCCGTTCGATGTTGAGGGTGAAGGCGACGCGAGCCGGAGAGCCTCCCGCTCGATCGTGAGGGCCCGCCGTCGCCATCCGCGGCCGAAGACGGGCCAGGTCGGAAGCCTGGACAGAAAGGCGAGTCGGAGGCGCGTCAGGCGGCGGACCGCCTCGGCCGCATCGGCCGCCCCGGCGGCGGCGAGGGTGCGCGGCCCGACGATCCCGTCCGCCGCAAGCCCGAGCGCCTCCTGCAGCAGGCTCGCGGCCCGGGCGGGGCCGGAATGGACCGCGATGTCGAAGACCGCCAGCCCGATGCCCGGCGGCAGGGCGTCGCCCTGGATCGGATCCCAGTAGAAGCGGCGATAGATCGAGGCCGCCTCCTCCCGGCCGAGCCGTCGCACGTCATCGACCGAGGCGGACCGCCCCCGGGCCTGGGACAGCGTCCGGCGCGTGATGCCGAGATTGGTGGCTCCGCCGGGATCGGAGGGGTGATGAACGAAGCCGCCCTCCTGGATGAGGACCTGGGCCAGGGCCTCCTCGAAGGAAGAGAGCCGCGAGGTCTGCGTCATGTCAGATCTCCGCCTGGAGGCCGATATGGGCCGAGGAACCGAGATGGAGGAAGCCCGCCGCTCCCGCCGCGCCCGTGAAGGACGTCGCCGCCTGGAAGCGGAGGATGGCCGAGGACGGGCTCGAGGCCGCGACCGAGACCGAGACGCCGCCCGACTGGCCGATCCACGTGCCCGTCGTGCTGTCGAGAAACCCGAACTGGCCGCCCGTGGGAGACGCTGCGGCCCAGCTGAAGGCGTTCGTCGCCACGGCGGGAGCCGCACGCATGGGAGAGGTCATGGGCACGGGAATGTCGATCAGGTTCGCGTTCCTGCGCAGCCCGAGGCAGGGCAGCACGCCCGGCACTCCCGTGACGGAGAGCCTCTGGTAATAGCGCCGGCACCGCATCTCCTCGATGTCCGCCGGCTCGCGCAGCCAGGGCGTCGGGTTCGGCCCGACCTCGAGCTTGAGCCGCTTGAAGGTGACGGTGCTCGAGGTCGTGAGCAGGAGCCGGATATGCCCGGTCTCGGACGCGTCGAGGGTCACGGTGACCGACGTCCGCCCGGGGCCCGCCGGAAGGATCGCCTCCCGGGTGCCGATGGTCGCCGCCACCGGCTGGGAAAGATCGGACACCGACAGGGTCAGCGTGCAGCCCGCGAAACTCGGCGCGCCGAGAAGCGTCTCGGCCAGGGATGCGTCGATCGTCTGCTCGGCGCTTCCCTGGAGCGAGATGGTCCCGTCGGCCGCCCGCGAGAGGACCAGGCTGCCGGAGCCGGCCTTCCAGCGGTCGAAGCCGTAGGTGCCTGGAATGAGCAGGCTGCCGGTGTAGCCCCGCTGGTTGACCGTGAAGGCCGAGTTCATGATGAGGTTGGCGCCGACCGGCGCCGTACCGCGCGGAAACGAGACGACGCCGGTGCGGTTGTCCACCTTCACCGCATCGAGCCAGGTGCTCCCGTCGGGAGAAACGCGCAGACTGAAATCGTCGACCCCCGTCAGTCCCGCCTCGGCCCGTCCGCTGTAGCCCGTCTGGAAGATCAGCGAGAGGACGTTGCGGGCGGCGGGCTTGTTGAGCACGAGGCGCAGGTCGTCGGTGCCGCCCTGATCGCCCCTGCGCGCATCGAAGAGCGCAGCGTTGAGATTTGCGGCGAGCCGGTTGAGGGCATCCGCTTCCGTTCCGATGCCGAGGCGGTCGAGCCGGTCGATGGCGCGAAGGCAGCTCCCCGCCTCCTTCCATGCCGTGCCGTCGAAGACGAGGAGCAGGCTCTCGGCCTCCACATAGGCGCACCAGCCGGCCCGCGGCGCCAGAAAGCGCCACGCGCCGAGATCGAACAGGGCGATCGTGCCTTCGTGGCCGGCGAAGGCGCCGCCGGCCCCCTCCCCGACGAGATACCGCTCGCCCTCCTCGGGCGATGCGGGCGGGCTCGTGCGGTTGCGCTCCCTGACCGCGAGTTGGACGAGGGCGTCGAGGATCGCGATGGCTTCGTTGTGGGTGACGTGTTTCTGCGCCTGCGCTGCGGCGAGCAGCGGCAGCGCCAGATGAGGCGTCGTCGTCATGAGATGAACCTGTTGTCGATGAAGGACGGAACGGGCCGCTTTCACGCGGCGCGGTGGGCGTTCGAATTTCAGGCGAGAAGGCGCCTCGCCCTATCCCTCCGCGCTCCTGAACGATGCGACCGCGTTGCGGCCCTCGGCTTTTGCCCGGTAGAGGGCGCTGTCGGCCTCGCGCAGAAGGCGCTCGACCGTGGCGTCGGTGCCGGTGGCGCAGCCTGCGCTGACGGTCACGTCGATCCGCGCGCCCTGCGCGATCTTGTCGACGGAGGAGAAGGCGCGCCTGATCCCGTTCGCCAGGGCTTCCGCATCCGCGCCGCCCAGAGGAACCATCGCGGCGAACTCCTCGCCTCCCAGACGGGCGAAGACGCCCCTGGGGAGGTGCTCCGCCAGGATGCGGGCGAAGATCACCAGAACGTGATCGCCGGCTTCATGGCCGAAGCGGTCGTTGATCGCCTTGAAGTTGTCGAGGTCGAACAGCAGGCAGCTGACGGCGGTCCGCTGGGCGACGAGGGCGGAAGCCTTCTCGAAAAAGGCCCGCCTGTTCGGAATGCCCGTGAGGGAATCCACAAGGGCAGCCTGCTTGTACTCCCATTCGAGCTGCTCCTTCGCCATGGACAGGAACACGAAGGCAAGAGTCGGCATGAAGGTCGCCATCGCGAAGGCCATGGGTCCGGACCATCTCTCGTCCGGAAGCGCCATCCAGAACGCGAGCGCAAGGGAGAAGCCGACGGTGCCGCGAAAGATGTTGAACACCACGAGGCAGCACAGGAGCCCCACCGCGACGGCGCGCGACGCCAAGGGATGGCGGGCACGGCGCGCGAGTTCCCAGGCCGAGAACCCGGAATACGCGGCGCAGATCGCGGAGACGACGATGACCCGCATGTTCGCGTCGTCGAGGATCAGCAGGGACGCGAGACACCAGAGGACCACGCCTGCGGTGACGGC is a genomic window containing:
- the ccmE gene encoding cytochrome c maturation protein CcmE encodes the protein MTRKIRTRKTRRLTIIAVAGCILAVALGLVLYAMNDTIVFFNSPADVQAKNVAPGTRFRLGGLVKEGSVRRGEKQQVEFEVMDAQSSIRVHYQGLLPDLFREGQGVVAEGRLEPSGVFRADTVLAKHDENYMPREVADALKRQGHWQGEGPASQQAKQN
- the ccmI gene encoding c-type cytochrome biogenesis protein CcmI; its protein translation is MMIWVILMAMTAAAVMAVLWPLSRAAAVAGQADPDTQFYRDQIAEIERDRDRGMLLPEEAEAAKAEAARRLLRASGARKSGALAMGEPALRRRRAASTLALSVLPIVALAVYGAYGSPHLLSEPPGAQLRRDADKLDLGTAVAQIEAHLARQPQDGRGWEVLAPVYLRMGRSEEAVRAYESALRYLGRDAGRLANYGEALVIARDGMVTAEAQAAFQEALSLDPSSAKARLYLARAAEQDGQPEKAKAAYRDILSSSPPDAPWRGFVQEQIARIDGNQGAAAEAVRKGPDADAIAGMVQGLASRLEAQGGTPEEWTRLVRSYAVLGQRDKAAAAARRAREALAQDRAGLETIDALAQELKLTDSAP
- a CDS encoding sensor histidine kinase — its product is MSAVFWSFAILLISGLILSTLYRDNTERAFDQRLLVYANTLASNLVAPGDPDRDLGPVGDPRFELPLSGWYWQVGRPDAAPRDIRSSKSLFGGQLPVLTPPGDEGFGQIRRGYGRAPDDRELRIIERDIDLGEDGRFVIRVAGPADEIVNDVRRFLFALTVTFTLLGLALGFTTLLQIRFGLRPLANLRRALGAIRRGEAERVVGEYPRDIAPLAKDLNLLLETNREILERARTQVGNLAHALKTPLSIIVNEAENAPGDVAARIREQAAVMRDQVNYYLDRARAAALAGTLGTLTDVEPVIDGLTRTFAKIYRDKDLDIEAELPAGLRFRGERQDLEEMAGNLIDNAAKWAASRIVVTAEIVQEDDERSRFRLLIDDDGPGLPEAARTEMIKRGRRLDETKPGSGLGLSIVKDLAVLYRGALRLDASPLGGLRAVLELPGGRK
- a CDS encoding response regulator transcription factor, producing the protein MRLLVVEDDRTLHQQIVTALEHAGYAVDSAFDGEEGQFLGETEPYDAAILDLGLPKVDGVSVLTAWRREGRKMPVIILTARDRWSDKVQGFDAGADDYVTKPFHIEELLARVRALLRRATGHATSEITCGPVKLDTRSGRVAVDGNPIRLTSHEYRLLSYLMHHTGRIVSRGELTEHLYDQDFDRDSNTIEVFIGRLRKKLGVDIIQTVRGLGYLLDTGQTKT
- a CDS encoding PepSY domain-containing protein, translating into MRLRQIGLMRLVLSVIALGALVGASHAQGAPVALDNCLLPREMQEAVASKSIVAPASAVITARRQVPNADVVRASLCRSNDALVYVIMALQKNGRIVQVTIDGSSGRVKSVH
- a CDS encoding glycoside hydrolase family 108 protein, producing MTQTSRLSSFEEALAQVLIQEGGFVHHPSDPGGATNLGITRRTLSQARGRSASVDDVRRLGREEAASIYRRFYWDPIQGDALPPGIGLAVFDIAVHSGPARAASLLQEALGLAADGIVGPRTLAAAGAADAAEAVRRLTRLRLAFLSRLPTWPVFGRGWRRRALTIEREALRLASPSPSTSNGVIP
- a CDS encoding DUF2793 domain-containing protein; translation: MTTTPHLALPLLAAAQAQKHVTHNEAIAILDALVQLAVRERNRTSPPASPEEGERYLVGEGAGGAFAGHEGTIALFDLGAWRFLAPRAGWCAYVEAESLLLVFDGTAWKEAGSCLRAIDRLDRLGIGTEADALNRLAANLNAALFDARRGDQGGTDDLRLVLNKPAARNVLSLIFQTGYSGRAEAGLTGVDDFSLRVSPDGSTWLDAVKVDNRTGVVSFPRGTAPVGANLIMNSAFTVNQRGYTGSLLIPGTYGFDRWKAGSGSLVLSRAADGTISLQGSAEQTIDASLAETLLGAPSFAGCTLTLSVSDLSQPVAATIGTREAILPAGPGRTSVTVTLDASETGHIRLLLTTSSTVTFKRLKLEVGPNPTPWLREPADIEEMRCRRYYQRLSVTGVPGVLPCLGLRRNANLIDIPVPMTSPMRAAPAVATNAFSWAAASPTGGQFGFLDSTTGTWIGQSGGVSVSVAASSPSSAILRFQAATSFTGAAGAAGFLHLGSSAHIGLQAEI
- a CDS encoding GGDEF domain-containing protein encodes the protein MKLDLQTLSAIFAELTAVLGALLLFSWTLNRKVQALAWWGAAYLLVLTALGIVLLAGGKASINALLLGNCFLALAYGVLYGGCCVFNGRVATVQAVTAGVVLWCLASLLILDDANMRVIVVSAICAAYSGFSAWELARRARHPLASRAVAVGLLCCLVVFNIFRGTVGFSLALAFWMALPDERWSGPMAFAMATFMPTLAFVFLSMAKEQLEWEYKQAALVDSLTGIPNRRAFFEKASALVAQRTAVSCLLFDLDNFKAINDRFGHEAGDHVLVIFARILAEHLPRGVFARLGGEEFAAMVPLGGADAEALANGIRRAFSSVDKIAQGARIDVTVSAGCATGTDATVERLLREADSALYRAKAEGRNAVASFRSAEG